The following coding sequences lie in one Rhizobium sp. ZPR4 genomic window:
- a CDS encoding LysR family transcriptional regulator codes for MNNFSIGQLEAFRWTAELGSVQKAADRLNVTQPSLSLRLKQLEAEVPAPLFEKYGRRLRLTRQGHAFLSRTRIVLDAYEDLKRASRVPEISGTLRIGMAEGFAVACMATLIAALQKNFPLLRPEWTIATSAGLEQQLADGEIDLAILVDPIGLREVRLFALGRQANSWAASAAAFPEIGACPRDLAKLPVITTPPPTAMYRGTLGWFSEEKVMPENVCLCSSLNAALQLVAAGLGIGIFPTKVIDAYPLPGALRKLEADPDLRDGRVFVADRVTSDQMQTNALITVIEDTARSLKYFEE; via the coding sequence ATGAATAACTTCTCCATTGGCCAACTCGAAGCATTCCGTTGGACGGCCGAGCTCGGCAGCGTTCAAAAGGCTGCAGACCGGTTGAACGTGACGCAACCCTCCTTGTCCCTTCGTCTGAAACAACTGGAAGCGGAAGTTCCGGCTCCGCTGTTCGAGAAATACGGCCGCAGGCTACGCCTCACGCGCCAGGGACACGCATTCCTGTCGCGCACCCGGATCGTGCTCGACGCCTATGAGGATCTGAAGAGGGCATCCCGGGTGCCGGAAATCTCGGGCACGCTTCGGATTGGCATGGCCGAGGGATTTGCCGTTGCCTGCATGGCAACGCTTATTGCAGCCCTCCAGAAGAACTTCCCGCTGCTAAGACCCGAATGGACGATTGCGACAAGCGCCGGCCTCGAACAGCAGCTGGCTGATGGCGAGATTGATCTTGCTATCCTCGTCGACCCGATCGGGCTGCGCGAAGTGCGCCTGTTCGCACTCGGCCGCCAAGCCAACAGTTGGGCTGCGTCGGCTGCAGCCTTTCCGGAGATCGGCGCCTGCCCTCGCGATCTTGCAAAACTGCCCGTCATTACAACACCGCCGCCAACGGCAATGTATCGAGGAACGCTGGGCTGGTTCTCCGAAGAAAAGGTCATGCCCGAGAATGTCTGCCTTTGCTCGAGCTTAAATGCTGCCCTTCAACTCGTCGCGGCTGGCCTTGGCATCGGCATCTTTCCAACCAAGGTGATCGATGCCTATCCCCTGCCGGGCGCCCTCCGCAAACTAGAAGCCGATCCCGACCTACGGGACGGACGCGTGTTCGTCGCCGACAGGGTTACCTCGGATCAAATGCAGACAAACGCCTTGATCACGGTGATCGAGGATACTGCAAGGTCATTGAAATACTTCGAAGAATGA
- a CDS encoding extracellular solute-binding protein — MKTITQGNRPSLSRRTLLKSVAVLSGAAVAGELFPTPAISATTTINVLSLGEGMFGQPFVDLSPEFTKATGIKINNITMGYNEAIQKQVAAFAAGSSSYDVVQVDSIYLKGYAKAGHLLALDDLIPADELKDFFSDIPQTFRDMYGADGKTYGMATIGNCQRLIYNKAHLDAVGLDLPQTWDDLLKASQKVVDPKTSRFGFIAGTERLAKAFGVWLPIYWANGGVLFDDKMKPIFADQNGVDSLAFLLELVKTMPPGGAAYTEGDEVKAMASGLGTLDPVAWIPDAQVTADAKTKPQLQSAVPPKGKVCSAPVMGGLGLTVSKYCQDPKPAAQYVAWFNSRDVQSNMIVQHGGQPCRNSAWAANATAKPWFSAVAESLKLAKVRPQIPEWSQVDGEVGIQLSRAFAGEISPKEALETAQKSVDQIMRDAGYY, encoded by the coding sequence ATGAAGACAATCACGCAAGGTAATAGGCCTTCGCTATCGCGGCGAACGCTTCTGAAGAGCGTTGCTGTGCTCTCTGGTGCCGCCGTCGCCGGCGAGCTTTTTCCCACTCCGGCCATTTCCGCGACCACGACGATCAATGTGCTTTCGCTCGGCGAAGGCATGTTCGGTCAGCCATTCGTCGATCTATCGCCGGAATTCACCAAGGCGACCGGGATCAAGATCAACAACATCACCATGGGCTATAACGAGGCGATCCAGAAACAGGTCGCCGCCTTTGCCGCAGGCAGCTCGTCCTACGACGTCGTCCAGGTGGATTCGATTTACCTCAAGGGCTATGCGAAGGCCGGCCATCTTCTGGCGCTGGATGATCTGATCCCGGCCGACGAGCTGAAGGACTTCTTCTCTGATATCCCGCAGACGTTCAGGGACATGTACGGCGCCGATGGCAAGACCTATGGCATGGCGACGATCGGCAACTGCCAGCGCCTGATCTACAACAAGGCGCATCTCGACGCCGTCGGCCTCGACCTGCCGCAGACCTGGGACGACCTTCTCAAGGCATCGCAGAAGGTCGTGGATCCGAAGACTTCCCGCTTCGGCTTCATTGCCGGGACCGAGCGTCTCGCCAAGGCCTTCGGTGTCTGGTTGCCGATTTATTGGGCGAATGGCGGCGTCCTGTTCGACGACAAGATGAAGCCGATCTTTGCCGATCAGAACGGCGTCGACTCCCTGGCTTTCCTGCTGGAACTCGTCAAGACCATGCCGCCGGGAGGTGCTGCCTACACGGAAGGTGACGAAGTCAAGGCAATGGCAAGCGGTCTTGGCACGCTCGATCCGGTCGCGTGGATTCCAGATGCGCAAGTCACCGCGGATGCCAAGACGAAGCCGCAGCTGCAGAGTGCGGTGCCGCCGAAGGGCAAGGTCTGCAGTGCGCCCGTCATGGGTGGTCTTGGCCTTACCGTATCGAAATACTGCCAGGATCCGAAGCCGGCTGCCCAATATGTCGCCTGGTTCAACAGCCGCGACGTCCAGTCGAACATGATCGTCCAGCATGGCGGTCAGCCGTGCCGCAATTCCGCCTGGGCCGCGAATGCGACCGCCAAGCCTTGGTTTTCGGCGGTTGCGGAGAGCCTCAAGCTGGCGAAGGTGCGACCGCAGATTCCGGAATGGAGCCAGGTCGACGGCGAGGTCGGCATCCAGCTTAGCCGCGCTTTTGCAGGAGAAATATCGCCGAAAGAGGCATTGGAGACCGCGCAGAAATCCGTCGACCAGATCATGCGCGATGCGGGTTATTATTGA
- a CDS encoding sugar ABC transporter permease → MQMTSRRVAYAFIAPSLLCLLGIIGWPLVQAVSISLYRWNLISGVKRWNGLQNFIDILTSADTLRVVGVTVVYTGLSVLLELVLGLALALLVRHGLQKNWSGFAVFRVVLCIPIMIAPLIWAFYFKSMYSPQFGMFNIVLSWLGISPVAWVNNPSIAIYSLIVADAWQWTPFMFAVLLAGLLTLPEEVIEAAVIDGASRWQILRLVELPLLKPILMVALLLRLIDSLKNIDLIIVITQGGPGTSTEILNYYAYSTSFQGFQMGSGAALALIVFVVIMALVLVLMAALNRTGTKEARA, encoded by the coding sequence ATGCAGATGACGTCACGACGCGTCGCCTACGCTTTCATCGCGCCCAGCCTTTTGTGCCTGCTTGGCATCATCGGCTGGCCGCTGGTGCAGGCCGTGTCGATCAGCCTCTATCGCTGGAACCTGATTTCCGGCGTCAAGCGCTGGAATGGACTTCAGAACTTCATCGATATTCTGACCTCCGCCGACACCTTGCGCGTTGTCGGTGTCACTGTCGTCTATACCGGTCTCTCCGTCCTTCTGGAACTTGTGCTGGGACTGGCGCTTGCATTGCTCGTCAGGCATGGCCTGCAGAAGAACTGGTCGGGTTTTGCGGTTTTCCGCGTCGTGCTCTGCATCCCGATCATGATAGCGCCGCTGATCTGGGCCTTCTATTTCAAGAGCATGTACAGTCCGCAGTTCGGAATGTTCAACATCGTTCTTTCGTGGCTCGGCATCTCTCCGGTTGCCTGGGTCAACAACCCGAGCATTGCCATTTACAGCCTGATCGTCGCCGATGCCTGGCAGTGGACGCCTTTCATGTTCGCAGTCCTGCTTGCCGGCCTGCTGACGCTGCCGGAAGAGGTGATAGAGGCAGCGGTCATCGACGGGGCGAGCCGCTGGCAGATCCTTCGTCTTGTCGAACTGCCGCTGCTGAAGCCGATCCTGATGGTCGCGCTGCTGCTTCGCCTGATCGACTCGCTGAAGAACATAGATCTGATCATCGTCATCACGCAGGGCGGCCCCGGCACGAGTACCGAGATCCTGAACTACTACGCCTACAGCACCAGCTTCCAGGGCTTTCAAATGGGTTCGGGCGCGGCACTTGCTCTCATCGTCTTCGTCGTCATCATGGCGCTCGTGCTTGTCTTGATGGCAGCGCTCAATCGCACTGGCACCAAGGAAGCTCGGGCATGA
- a CDS encoding carbohydrate ABC transporter permease produces the protein MKTKFLYALALVACALTILPPLWALFVSFSVQTDAGPGLGLENYRDVLSQEQFWAALWHSFLTATASTLVSIVLGSMAAFGMTRLGSRFDRLALAILAMRMIPSIVLVIPFYLFFRSTGFLDSLVGLTTTYLTFSLPFAIWMIQGFFAAIPETIDEAARLDGANSWTILWRIILPIAAGPILTTAVLIFCFCWNEFLFALVLTDRNALTFLPLLMRYVPPQGPLYGQIFAGSTIYFIVPIVALALIRKQLGRGFVAGSVK, from the coding sequence ATGAAGACCAAGTTTCTCTATGCTCTCGCCTTGGTCGCCTGCGCCCTTACAATCCTTCCTCCGCTCTGGGCGCTGTTTGTCTCCTTCTCCGTGCAGACGGATGCCGGCCCGGGGCTCGGTCTGGAAAACTATCGCGACGTCCTGTCCCAGGAGCAGTTCTGGGCCGCACTTTGGCATTCTTTTCTGACGGCGACCGCAAGCACGCTGGTTTCGATCGTGCTCGGGTCGATGGCAGCCTTCGGCATGACCCGTCTGGGAAGCCGGTTCGACCGCCTGGCGCTTGCCATTCTTGCAATGCGCATGATCCCGAGCATCGTGCTGGTCATTCCGTTCTACCTGTTCTTCCGCAGTACGGGGTTCCTGGACTCGCTCGTCGGTCTGACCACAACCTATCTGACCTTTTCGCTGCCTTTTGCCATTTGGATGATCCAGGGTTTCTTTGCGGCGATCCCCGAGACGATCGACGAAGCGGCGCGGCTGGACGGCGCAAATTCCTGGACGATCCTCTGGCGGATCATCCTGCCGATTGCCGCGGGGCCGATCCTGACCACCGCCGTCCTGATCTTCTGCTTTTGCTGGAACGAGTTCCTGTTCGCTTTGGTGCTGACAGATCGCAATGCGCTGACCTTTCTGCCGCTCCTGATGCGCTACGTACCGCCTCAAGGTCCGCTCTACGGTCAGATCTTTGCCGGGTCGACGATCTATTTCATCGTGCCGATCGTGGCACTGGCGCTGATCCGCAAGCAACTCGGCCGTGGCTTTGTCGCCGGCAGCGTGAAGTAG
- a CDS encoding SDR family oxidoreductase, whose protein sequence is MKLLDNKACIITGGSGSVGLASARLFLQHGAKILLVDLDTDALRAARSQLGSSDVEIFAGDVSDAETVRAYVDAAAAKWGAIDVLFSNAGNQGAIGELEDYDEEAFDRTYHIHVKGAFLACKYGPRRMRDGGSIVITSSMAGTRGGEGAGQNIAYVTAKHAQTGVVRAAARALAPRGIRVNSLNPGPIANGFQQNIEDRIGALNGVNVTQQIDREIPLGRHADPVEVASVALYLASGMSSFVTGHIHAVDGGLAS, encoded by the coding sequence ATGAAGCTACTTGATAACAAGGCCTGCATCATCACAGGCGGCAGCGGTAGCGTCGGCCTGGCATCGGCGCGCCTGTTTCTGCAGCACGGCGCCAAAATCCTTCTCGTTGATCTCGACACCGATGCGCTGCGGGCCGCGCGCTCGCAGCTGGGATCATCCGACGTCGAGATCTTCGCCGGCGACGTCTCGGACGCGGAAACGGTGCGGGCCTATGTCGATGCTGCAGCCGCCAAATGGGGAGCAATCGACGTCCTCTTCAGCAATGCCGGCAACCAGGGAGCAATCGGTGAGCTCGAAGATTACGACGAAGAAGCGTTCGATCGCACTTACCACATCCACGTGAAAGGCGCTTTCCTCGCATGCAAGTATGGTCCCCGCAGGATGCGCGATGGTGGCAGCATTGTCATAACCTCAAGCATGGCCGGCACGAGAGGCGGGGAGGGGGCAGGCCAGAACATCGCCTATGTCACGGCCAAGCATGCGCAAACTGGGGTCGTGCGGGCCGCTGCGCGTGCTCTTGCCCCGCGGGGCATCCGGGTCAACTCGCTCAATCCCGGACCGATCGCCAATGGTTTCCAGCAGAACATCGAAGATCGTATCGGGGCACTCAATGGCGTGAATGTCACCCAGCAGATTGACCGGGAGATTCCCCTGGGGCGTCACGCCGATCCGGTCGAGGTCGCCAGTGTGGCGCTCTATCTGGCCTCAGGGATGAGCAGCTTCGTTACGGGCCATATCCATGCGGTTGATGGCGGGCTGGCGTCGTGA
- a CDS encoding MFS transporter has product MHHKRIWIAALIFSAVIINYIDRIALSIASKPIAAEYGFSPVQMGYLFSGFLWTYVICLIPLGLALEKIGVKKMIGGGIAIWSTATALTSAASGFTSILVARLVMGASEATSYPASGRVIRDWFPERERGVVTTLFNGGSTAGPALGAIITAGLVEFVGWRACFVLLGILGFVWLGVWLYWYKAPEDARWLSDVERDTILGERNGDVRSSASASPSTIRHLFAQRSIWGLVITQACLVYTAYLFLTWLPTFLQSTRELSTMSTGYLTAIPYLITLVLSLIIARTSDRLLSSEALRNGKRRNFIAVMAVLSLLIVLAPSVGNLTELLVVLTLVLTGSTTGAGLNFTLASDLLSDPRDVSRVIAITALGGNLFGLIAPIITGYVVAATGGYDWAFGIAAVLLLVGAAATLTMTRKPILPEFPLPAPIAPQASETATA; this is encoded by the coding sequence ATGCATCATAAACGGATCTGGATCGCTGCTTTGATTTTTTCAGCCGTCATCATCAACTACATCGACCGTATCGCGCTTTCGATTGCCTCGAAGCCGATAGCGGCCGAATACGGCTTCTCGCCCGTGCAGATGGGCTATCTCTTTTCCGGCTTTCTCTGGACCTATGTGATCTGCCTTATCCCGCTGGGCCTGGCTCTGGAGAAGATTGGTGTCAAGAAGATGATAGGCGGCGGCATCGCAATATGGTCGACCGCGACCGCCTTGACCTCCGCCGCCAGCGGATTCACCTCGATCCTGGTGGCACGCCTGGTCATGGGGGCGAGCGAGGCCACCTCTTATCCGGCATCGGGACGTGTGATCCGCGACTGGTTTCCCGAGCGCGAACGCGGTGTGGTAACCACGCTGTTCAACGGCGGCTCCACGGCCGGGCCTGCGCTCGGAGCGATCATCACCGCAGGTCTGGTCGAATTCGTCGGCTGGCGGGCCTGTTTCGTGCTGCTCGGCATCCTTGGGTTCGTCTGGCTCGGCGTCTGGCTGTATTGGTACAAGGCGCCCGAGGACGCGCGGTGGCTGTCAGATGTCGAGCGCGACACCATCTTGGGCGAACGCAACGGAGACGTGAGATCCAGCGCATCCGCGTCGCCGTCAACGATCCGGCACCTCTTCGCCCAGCGCAGCATCTGGGGGCTCGTCATCACGCAGGCCTGCCTGGTCTATACCGCCTATCTGTTTCTGACATGGCTGCCTACCTTCCTGCAGTCGACCCGCGAGCTGTCGACCATGAGCACAGGATACCTTACCGCCATCCCCTATTTGATTACGCTCGTCCTCAGCCTCATTATTGCTCGCACGAGCGATCGGCTTCTGTCATCCGAAGCTCTCCGCAACGGCAAGCGGCGAAATTTCATCGCCGTCATGGCGGTCCTATCCCTTCTGATCGTCCTGGCGCCTTCGGTTGGAAATCTTACCGAACTGCTTGTCGTCCTGACGCTTGTGCTGACCGGTTCGACCACGGGTGCAGGGCTGAATTTCACGCTTGCCAGCGACCTCTTGAGCGATCCCCGCGATGTCTCACGGGTCATTGCCATCACGGCGCTCGGCGGCAATCTTTTCGGACTGATCGCGCCCATCATCACCGGCTATGTGGTTGCCGCAACGGGCGGCTATGACTGGGCGTTCGGTATCGCGGCGGTGTTGCTTCTCGTTGGTGCCGCGGCGACGCTCACCATGACCAGGAAGCCTATCCTGCCGGAATTTCCCCTACCGGCGCCGATTGCGCCGCAAGCAAGCGAAACGGCCACAGCATGA
- a CDS encoding HD domain-containing protein: MTYHYPTLRRPITEATRASVIEDFPEIAEIGDAEIRAKVVEAWSYSLCCSDFRRITDIPPDGNPGAPVLTQGTQADHVRGVFRYTSAIAREFEEVYPEVVIDWTILLAGAACHDVGKPYEFDPSNRMRWATLPADAGQPTFRHSVFGMYVCLVTGLPEEVAHIAVGHSFEGNHMGVSAECTIVRQADHGWWHVAAALGLVRQETMGGLASNLRSRMGRK, from the coding sequence ATGACCTACCATTATCCGACATTACGGCGACCCATTACCGAGGCGACGAGAGCAAGCGTAATCGAAGACTTCCCCGAAATCGCCGAGATCGGCGATGCCGAAATCCGTGCGAAGGTGGTCGAGGCATGGAGCTACTCGCTCTGCTGTTCGGATTTCAGGCGCATCACGGATATCCCGCCCGACGGCAATCCGGGGGCGCCGGTCCTGACACAGGGCACGCAGGCCGATCACGTCCGCGGTGTATTCCGCTACACGAGCGCCATCGCGCGCGAGTTCGAGGAGGTCTATCCCGAGGTCGTCATTGACTGGACCATATTGCTTGCCGGCGCGGCGTGCCACGATGTCGGCAAGCCTTACGAATTCGATCCGTCCAATAGAATGCGCTGGGCCACCCTTCCGGCGGATGCGGGGCAGCCGACGTTTCGCCACTCCGTCTTCGGAATGTACGTCTGCCTTGTAACGGGGCTTCCCGAAGAGGTCGCCCATATTGCCGTCGGCCATTCATTTGAGGGTAATCACATGGGGGTGAGTGCCGAATGCACGATCGTCCGGCAAGCAGATCATGGCTGGTGGCACGTAGCCGCCGCACTCGGTCTCGTCAGGCAAGAGACGATGGGAGGCCTTGCCAGCAACCTCCGCAGTCGCATGGGCAGAAAGTAA
- a CDS encoding peroxidase-related enzyme (This protein belongs to a clade of uncharacterized proteins related to peroxidases such as the alkylhydroperoxidase AhpD.) — MSEVVHAFTTKVPRWQPYVVPVDLETATEEQRAAMQVTPSNKGISPYVLTLAHDPESLTVRSPLFNLIMYGKDGLASSERELGATAASVVNHCVYCAAVHASRFISQTKRTDVIEAVFADGLDAELDEHLQAIFDFSARLSPTPPEATKADAQALADVGFSELESLDLVLSSAIFGWANRLMHTLGEPVID; from the coding sequence ATGAGCGAAGTCGTCCACGCTTTCACCACCAAGGTTCCCCGTTGGCAGCCCTATGTCGTTCCGGTCGACCTGGAGACTGCGACCGAAGAGCAGCGCGCGGCGATGCAGGTGACGCCGTCCAACAAGGGCATCTCACCCTATGTTCTGACACTTGCGCACGATCCGGAATCGCTTACGGTTCGCTCTCCCCTGTTCAATCTGATCATGTACGGAAAAGACGGGCTTGCCTCGAGCGAACGGGAACTGGGCGCGACGGCCGCATCCGTCGTCAACCACTGCGTCTACTGCGCCGCGGTTCACGCCTCCCGGTTCATCAGCCAGACCAAAAGAACCGACGTGATCGAGGCAGTCTTCGCGGACGGCCTCGATGCGGAACTCGACGAGCACCTGCAGGCGATCTTCGACTTTTCCGCACGCCTCTCGCCAACACCGCCCGAAGCCACTAAGGCCGATGCACAGGCATTGGCCGATGTCGGCTTCTCTGAATTGGAATCCCTCGACCTCGTCCTGTCGTCAGCCATCTTCGGCTGGGCGAACCGCTTGATGCATACGCTCGGCGAGCCGGTGATTGATTAG
- a CDS encoding LysR family transcriptional regulator codes for MSFMHSNSFDIRQLEAFAAVISAGSVTGAARLLGRSQPAVTRLIQDLEADIGYALLHRSGPRITPTSRGVLFHSEVERHLASLTHIRERAEAIGRDEPPTLTIAATPSLAAGVLPQALAAVAPDLIPRHLHVQALAAENVIQAVLARSADFGIASLPLEHPGLEIHWIAEAPCVVAISASDPLADRDVVRLADLVDRRIITLANPYRLRHRVDEALERAGISPDRIIDVNASLTALSLVRAGLGVGIVEPATVVGVPLDGVVMRVLDHTIPFLFGAISPAALPLTSTITAVIEAARAVALAMPGCRLFDSSGVEALADTVYGQAPRPEGVSI; via the coding sequence ATGTCATTTATGCATTCTAACTCTTTCGATATTCGGCAACTTGAAGCCTTCGCAGCCGTGATTTCCGCAGGCAGCGTGACCGGGGCAGCGCGCCTGCTGGGCCGATCTCAACCGGCGGTCACCAGGCTCATCCAGGATCTGGAAGCCGATATCGGCTATGCGCTCCTGCATCGAAGCGGTCCGCGGATCACGCCGACCTCGCGGGGGGTGCTGTTTCATTCCGAGGTCGAGCGTCATCTCGCCAGCCTCACACATATCCGCGAGCGTGCCGAGGCGATCGGTCGTGATGAGCCCCCCACGCTGACGATCGCGGCCACACCGTCGCTTGCGGCGGGCGTTCTTCCGCAGGCGCTAGCAGCCGTTGCCCCGGATCTGATCCCACGTCATCTGCATGTGCAGGCGCTTGCAGCCGAAAACGTCATTCAGGCAGTGCTCGCCCGTTCGGCGGATTTCGGGATTGCAAGCCTGCCGCTCGAACATCCCGGCCTCGAAATACACTGGATCGCGGAGGCGCCATGCGTTGTCGCGATTAGCGCGAGCGATCCGCTTGCCGACCGTGACGTGGTGCGCCTTGCCGATCTTGTCGACCGCCGCATCATCACTCTGGCAAACCCATATCGCTTGCGTCACCGGGTCGATGAGGCGCTGGAACGGGCAGGGATTTCGCCGGACCGGATCATCGACGTCAATGCTTCGCTGACAGCGCTTTCGTTGGTTCGGGCCGGGCTTGGGGTTGGCATCGTCGAGCCGGCGACCGTCGTCGGCGTGCCGCTTGACGGCGTCGTAATGCGCGTGCTCGATCACACCATCCCCTTCCTGTTCGGTGCCATATCGCCCGCCGCGCTGCCGCTCACTTCGACGATCACCGCCGTGATCGAGGCGGCGCGCGCGGTGGCTTTGGCGATGCCAGGCTGCCGTCTGTTCGATTCGAGCGGCGTAGAAGCACTGGCCGACACAGTTTACGGGCAGGCACCGCGACCTGAGGGAGTGTCGATATGA
- a CDS encoding NAD(P)/FAD-dependent oxidoreductase translates to MSDLSLLPNGLDALEVRLRQDLAWLELPAKSWIPQRVIDGQPVVDVVIIGAGMAGLVASGMLKRLGVANHLVLDKAPAGQEGPWVTFARMRTLRSPKQLTGPAMGLPALTFRAYYEARYGREAWIALDRAPREIWMEYLVWYRKVLELPVRNGVAVDAILPREDGMLGVVCSQDGQVETMVARHVVLATGRDGLGGPFVPAIAASIDRKFWAHTADDIDFAELRGKRIGVVGAGASAMDNAATALEAGALRLDMFVRRKELPRINKFTGIGSQGVVHGFAGLPDEWKWRFLNYAMGQQTPPPRPSVLRVSSFPQAHLHIQSPISGLEQEGDHVVVTTPKGRYLVDFLIFGTGFKIDLSNRPELAAFDPHIRLWRDRFPVPAGMPNAELEGAPDLGEAFEFLEREPGSCPMLAKIHCFNFPATLSHGKLTGDIPAISEGADRLARGIVRALFVADREKHFENLQAFDTPELLGDEWADDDTEEPSDLSSERT, encoded by the coding sequence ATGAGCGACCTTTCCCTCTTGCCGAACGGTCTCGATGCTCTTGAGGTGCGGCTGCGACAGGATCTCGCCTGGCTGGAACTGCCGGCCAAATCGTGGATTCCGCAACGCGTGATCGACGGTCAGCCTGTCGTCGATGTCGTCATCATTGGTGCAGGCATGGCCGGCCTTGTTGCGTCCGGTATGCTGAAGCGTCTCGGGGTCGCCAACCATCTCGTCCTCGACAAGGCGCCTGCTGGTCAGGAAGGGCCGTGGGTCACTTTTGCCAGGATGCGTACTCTTCGTTCTCCGAAGCAACTCACCGGTCCGGCGATGGGGCTTCCGGCGCTTACCTTCCGGGCCTATTACGAAGCTCGTTATGGGCGTGAGGCATGGATCGCGCTCGACCGGGCTCCGCGCGAAATCTGGATGGAATATCTGGTCTGGTATCGGAAAGTGCTCGAGCTTCCTGTCCGCAACGGTGTGGCCGTCGATGCGATCCTGCCGCGCGAGGACGGGATGCTTGGTGTCGTCTGCAGTCAGGACGGACAGGTGGAAACGATGGTCGCTCGCCATGTGGTGCTCGCGACCGGTCGTGACGGCCTTGGCGGGCCATTCGTGCCCGCAATCGCAGCTAGCATAGACCGCAAGTTCTGGGCGCATACCGCCGACGATATCGATTTCGCAGAGCTGCGCGGCAAGCGGATAGGCGTCGTTGGTGCAGGCGCATCGGCGATGGACAATGCAGCGACCGCTCTCGAAGCTGGTGCGTTACGCCTCGATATGTTCGTGCGCCGCAAAGAACTGCCGCGGATCAACAAGTTCACTGGCATAGGCAGCCAGGGCGTCGTGCATGGATTTGCAGGCCTTCCCGATGAGTGGAAGTGGCGCTTCCTCAACTATGCCATGGGCCAGCAGACACCACCCCCGCGGCCGAGCGTCTTGCGTGTCAGTTCCTTCCCGCAAGCCCACCTCCATATTCAGAGCCCGATCAGCGGACTGGAGCAGGAAGGCGATCATGTCGTCGTTACGACGCCCAAGGGTCGATACTTGGTCGACTTTCTGATCTTCGGAACGGGCTTCAAGATCGACCTCAGCAATCGACCGGAACTTGCTGCCTTCGACCCGCATATCCGCCTGTGGCGCGATCGATTCCCGGTGCCGGCGGGAATGCCGAACGCCGAACTCGAGGGGGCTCCCGATCTTGGAGAAGCGTTCGAGTTCCTCGAAAGGGAGCCGGGCTCGTGCCCGATGCTGGCAAAGATTCACTGCTTCAATTTTCCGGCGACACTCAGTCACGGCAAGCTTACCGGCGACATCCCGGCAATCAGCGAAGGTGCCGATCGCCTGGCGCGTGGCATCGTCCGCGCCCTCTTCGTCGCCGACCGCGAAAAACATTTCGAAAACCTCCAGGCCTTCGACACGCCGGAACTCCTCGGAGACGAGTGGGCAGACGACGACACCGAAGAGCCTTCCGACCTCTCCTCCGAAAGGACCTGA
- a CDS encoding amino acid ABC transporter ATP-binding protein, translating to MLEIKNLKLSYGSTQILNGVDLSVKRGDVVSIIGPSGTGKTTLLKCINHLAKPSSGSIAFDDIRMDYGRPDKAAVQAIRLRTAMVFQQFNVFKNMTVIQNVMDPLVVVQRKSKEEARAIALKELERVGLADKLDNYPSQLSGGQLQRTGIARALAVKPDVMLFDEPTSSLDPELVNEVLKVIKDVTSSGITSLLVTHEMQFAKNISNRIVFMDRGVVAADGSPAEIFDTPSNPRLAQFLNSERAIQ from the coding sequence ATGCTGGAGATCAAGAACCTAAAGCTGTCCTACGGAAGCACGCAGATCCTGAACGGCGTCGACCTGTCGGTGAAACGCGGCGACGTGGTGTCGATCATCGGCCCGAGCGGCACAGGCAAGACCACGCTTTTGAAGTGCATCAACCATCTGGCCAAGCCGTCCTCCGGCTCGATCGCGTTCGACGACATCCGCATGGATTACGGCCGCCCCGACAAGGCGGCGGTGCAGGCGATCCGTCTTCGCACGGCGATGGTCTTCCAGCAGTTCAACGTCTTCAAGAACATGACGGTCATCCAGAATGTGATGGACCCGCTTGTCGTCGTGCAGCGCAAGTCGAAGGAAGAAGCCCGCGCCATCGCCCTTAAGGAGCTTGAACGCGTCGGTCTTGCCGACAAGCTCGACAATTATCCCTCTCAGCTCTCTGGCGGTCAGCTCCAGCGGACCGGCATCGCCCGCGCCCTGGCGGTCAAGCCGGACGTGATGCTGTTCGACGAGCCGACCTCGTCGCTCGATCCTGAACTCGTGAACGAGGTTCTGAAGGTGATCAAGGATGTGACATCCTCGGGCATCACCTCGCTCCTCGTTACCCACGAGATGCAGTTCGCCAAGAACATCTCGAACCGCATCGTCTTCATGGACCGGGGCGTCGTCGCGGCCGACGGAAGCCCTGCCGAAATCTTTGACACACCCTCCAACCCGCGCCTCGCTCAGTTTCTCAATTCCGAACGCGCGATCCAGTAG